A single window of Moorena sp. SIOASIH DNA harbors:
- a CDS encoding filamentous hemagglutinin N-terminal domain-containing protein, whose protein sequence is MVITDFCKLPPKSHHNKPFNQLLTLPIACYLVAQMPLLCSAQIVPDNTLPNNSIVTPNGNIIEITGGTTAGGNLFHSFEQFSVLTGNTAFFNNSLTIENIISRVTGGSISNIDGLIRANGNANLFLINPNGIVFGSEASLDIGGSFIGSTANSIKFADGSEFSATNPQEPPLLTINIPTGLQYGSQANPGGIVINGPGNNMSLDRNTFAVIRDNRTVGLEVQPGKTLALVGGDVALVGGNLTTAGGRIELGSVQGEGMVTLTPTNSGWTLSYDDVGQFQDITFSQAASVSTSGNDGGEIQVQGRRVTLTEGSAILADTLGSGAGGSLTVKATEALDVIGTAANNFFFSGLSADLAPGATGNGGNLVIDTERLRVADGAQISSGTFSSGNAGTLTVTAAEVEVIAGSNSGPSGLFALVEVGGTGNGGNLIIDTERLRMTNGAQISVSTFGKGNGGDLRVQAKEVDLIGTAFGRFPSGLLANVEEGATGNGGNLTIETESLRLSDGAQIAATTFGTGDAGSLTVKAQDVQLTGTSTAELASGLFTEVRPKAIGNGGDLTIETENLRLTDGAQIAATTFGQGNAGSIMVQATEIELIGTSPGGLLSGVLANVEPKAIGNGGDLTIETKGLRLTDGAQIRAITLGEGDAGSIEVKATDVELIGTSPQGLPSALLTEVRPNAIGDGGNLTIETENLQLTDGAQIAATTFGEGDAGFLTIQAIDLQLSGTSPQGLASGLFTEVRPEAIGNGGNLTINTERLRLSDGAQITANTFGEGDAGPMRVQATEIELIGTSPEGLPSALLGNVEPEAIGNGGNLTINTERLRLSDGAQIATTTFAEGDAGPMTVQATEIELIGTSSQGLPTGLLANVEPDAIGNGGDLTINTEALRLSDGAQISAITLGIGDAGSIEVNATDVELIGISPQGLASGLFTQVQPGAMGNGGGLTINTEGLRITDGARILATTFGTGDAGSIKVNATDVELIGTRTNFASAIFANVELDAIGKGGELTLETERLRLVDGAQVGTITRGQGDGGTLRVQAQEIELIGTSDLGASGLLANAIAGTGNGGKLEVFTDQLIIRDGATISVSNFQSNDLLLPGQGTAGDIEIVANSIELSNSGSDTPNGGGITASNFSAGGGNIDISANQITSNRGEITATSELSGGGNIDITSDLLFLSNQSGISTSVNDSTGGGGDIKINSDFVVVVENSNIAANAILGPGGNIDITTQGLFLSPDSQITASSEFGVDGQINISNPDLTQNLGLIPLPASIIDTGLLIATGCSTDDEQNSFALLGRGGLPTDPTDPLKGETIWIDWRDFSATRRQLYRAARNRGKKPNQEPQVTAKKPPIIEAQGWIINKDGIVELVPYPTGPELKPVLNTSINCHNLR, encoded by the coding sequence ATGGTCATCACAGATTTTTGTAAATTGCCACCTAAGTCGCATCACAATAAACCCTTCAACCAACTCCTGACCTTGCCCATTGCCTGTTACCTAGTGGCTCAGATGCCCTTGCTCTGCTCTGCTCAAATTGTTCCAGATAATACTCTACCGAACAATTCCATTGTTACTCCGAATGGCAACATCATTGAGATTACTGGTGGTACCACTGCAGGGGGTAATCTCTTCCATAGCTTCGAGCAGTTTTCCGTTCTGACTGGGAATACAGCCTTTTTCAACAATTCCCTCACCATTGAGAATATTATTAGCCGGGTCACTGGTGGGTCGATTTCCAATATTGATGGCTTAATTCGAGCTAACGGTAACGCTAACCTGTTTTTAATCAATCCCAATGGCATCGTGTTTGGTTCGGAGGCTTCTCTAGATATTGGTGGTTCGTTTATCGGCTCTACCGCTAACAGCATTAAATTTGCCGATGGCAGTGAATTTAGTGCTACCAATCCCCAGGAGCCTCCCCTGTTAACCATTAATATTCCCACTGGTTTACAGTATGGCTCCCAAGCCAATCCAGGCGGAATTGTGATCAACGGGCCTGGGAACAATATGAGTCTTGATCGCAATACATTTGCAGTAATCAGAGACAATCGAACGGTGGGGCTGGAAGTACAGCCAGGTAAAACCTTAGCCTTGGTGGGGGGTGATGTTGCTCTCGTCGGTGGAAATCTCACCACAGCCGGAGGACGGATTGAACTGGGGAGCGTCCAGGGAGAAGGGATGGTAACCCTGACCCCAACTAACTCAGGTTGGACATTAAGCTATGACGATGTAGGACAATTTCAGGATATTACCTTTTCCCAAGCGGCGTCAGTGAGTACCAGTGGTAATGACGGGGGTGAAATCCAGGTGCAGGGTCGGCGGGTGACCCTTACTGAGGGGTCAGCCATCTTAGCCGATACCCTGGGCAGTGGGGCTGGGGGAAGTTTGACGGTAAAGGCGACCGAGGCATTGGACGTTATCGGTACCGCTGCCAATAATTTCTTTTTCAGCGGTTTATCTGCTGATCTGGCACCAGGGGCTACTGGGAATGGGGGTAATTTAGTCATTGACACGGAGCGGTTGCGGGTTGCTGATGGCGCTCAGATATCCAGTGGGACCTTTAGCTCAGGGAATGCTGGCACCTTGACCGTCACCGCTGCTGAGGTAGAGGTGATTGCTGGCTCCAACTCCGGTCCCAGTGGTTTGTTTGCGCTAGTAGAAGTAGGGGGTACCGGGAATGGGGGCAATTTGATCATTGACACCGAGCGCTTGCGCATGACTAATGGGGCTCAAATCTCAGTTAGTACCTTTGGCAAAGGGAATGGGGGAGATTTACGAGTTCAGGCCAAGGAGGTAGACCTGATTGGTACGGCTTTTGGCAGGTTCCCCAGTGGGTTGTTAGCAAATGTCGAAGAAGGAGCTACCGGGAATGGGGGCAATTTGACCATTGAGACTGAGAGCTTACGGCTGAGTGATGGAGCTCAAATTGCAGCTACTACCTTTGGCACAGGGGATGCAGGATCCTTGACTGTTAAGGCTCAAGATGTGCAATTGACTGGGACGTCAACCGCAGAATTAGCCAGTGGCTTATTTACAGAAGTCAGACCAAAAGCGATCGGGAATGGGGGCGACTTGACCATTGAGACTGAGAACTTGCGGTTGACTGATGGGGCTCAGATTGCAGCCACTACCTTTGGTCAAGGAAATGCTGGTTCGATCATGGTGCAGGCTACTGAGATCGAACTAATTGGTACTTCACCAGGGGGATTACTTAGTGGCGTTTTAGCCAATGTGGAACCAAAGGCGATCGGGAATGGGGGCGACTTGACCATTGAAACCAAGGGCTTGCGGCTGACTGATGGAGCCCAGATCAGAGCAATTACCCTTGGAGAAGGGGATGCCGGTTCTATAGAGGTAAAGGCAACAGACGTCGAATTAATTGGTACCTCACCACAGGGATTACCCAGTGCCTTATTGACAGAAGTCCGACCAAACGCGATCGGGGATGGGGGCAACTTGACCATTGAGACTGAAAACTTGCAGCTGACTGATGGGGCTCAGATTGCAGCGACTACCTTTGGTGAAGGGGATGCCGGTTTTTTAACCATACAGGCAATCGATCTACAATTGAGTGGTACCTCACCACAGGGATTAGCCAGTGGCTTATTTACAGAAGTCAGACCAGAAGCGATCGGCAATGGGGGCAACTTGACCATTAACACGGAACGCTTGCGGCTGAGTGATGGGGCTCAGATTACAGCTAATACCTTTGGTGAAGGGGATGCAGGTCCGATGAGGGTGCAAGCCACTGAGATAGAACTAATTGGTACCTCACCAGAGGGATTACCCAGCGCTCTGTTAGGGAATGTGGAGCCAGAAGCAATTGGGAATGGGGGCAACTTGACCATTAACACCGAACGCTTGCGGCTGAGTGATGGGGCTCAGATTGCAACTACTACTTTTGCTGAAGGGGATGCAGGTCCGATGACAGTGCAGGCTACTGAGATCGAACTAATTGGTACTTCATCACAGGGATTACCTACTGGCCTCTTGGCCAATGTGGAACCAGACGCGATCGGCAATGGGGGCGACTTGACCATTAACACCGAGGCCTTGCGGCTGAGTGATGGGGCTCAGATTTCAGCAATTACCCTTGGTATAGGGGATGCTGGTTCTATAGAGGTAAACGCAACAGACGTCGAATTAATTGGTATCTCACCACAGGGATTAGCCAGTGGCTTATTTACACAAGTCCAACCAGGAGCCATGGGTAATGGGGGTGGTTTGACCATTAACACCGAGGGCTTGCGAATTACTGATGGGGCTAGGATTTTAGCGACTACCTTTGGTACGGGGGATGCCGGTTCTATAAAGGTAAACGCAACAGACGTCGAATTAATTGGTACCAGAACGAATTTCGCTAGCGCTATATTTGCCAATGTGGAATTAGACGCCATAGGCAAAGGGGGTGAGCTGACCCTTGAAACTGAACGCTTGCGGTTGGTGGATGGCGCTCAAGTGGGAACCATTACCAGAGGCCAAGGGGATGGGGGAACCTTGAGAGTTCAGGCACAGGAGATAGAACTAATTGGGACATCAGACCTAGGTGCCAGCGGACTATTGGCGAATGCGATCGCAGGTACTGGTAATGGCGGTAAATTAGAAGTCTTCACGGATCAGTTAATTATCCGAGATGGAGCAACAATCAGTGTCAGTAACTTCCAAAGCAATGACCTGCTACTACCAGGACAAGGCACAGCTGGGGATATTGAGATTGTGGCAAACTCCATCGAGCTTTCCAACAGCGGATCGGACACTCCCAATGGTGGTGGTATTACCGCATCCAACTTCTCCGCTGGAGGAGGCAATATTGATATTTCGGCTAATCAAATCACCAGTAATCGAGGGGAAATCACTGCCACCTCTGAGCTTAGCGGCGGCGGTAATATTGACATTACTAGTGACTTACTGTTCCTTTCAAACCAGAGCGGGATTAGTACCAGCGTTAATGACAGTACTGGTGGTGGCGGTGATATTAAGATTAATAGTGATTTTGTAGTGGTTGTAGAAAATAGTAATATCGCAGCCAATGCCATATTGGGTCCTGGCGGTAATATTGATATCACGACTCAAGGTCTGTTTCTGTCTCCAGATAGCCAGATTACTGCCAGTTCTGAATTTGGTGTGGATGGTCAAATCAACATTAGCAATCCAGACTTAACTCAAAACCTAGGATTAATCCCATTACCAGCAAGTATCATTGATACTGGTCTACTGATTGCCACAGGCTGTAGCACCGATGATGAGCAGAATTCATTTGCTCTGCTTGGACGAGGGGGCTTACCCACTGACCCCACTGACCCCCTCAAAGGTGAAACCATTTGGATCGATTGGCGGGATTTCTCGGCCACCAGGCGTCAATTGTATCGGGCTGCTCGCAATCGGGGGAAAAAACCCAATCAGGAACCTCAAGTGACAGCGAAAAAGCCACCAATTATTGAAGCTCAAGGATGGATCATCAATAAAGATGGAATTGTGGAGTTGGTGCCTTATCCCACTGGTCCTGAGCTCAAACCAGTATTGAATACTTCCATCAACTGTCATAATCTTAGGTAA
- a CDS encoding T3SS effector HopA1 family protein encodes MIQLLDSKQIQSSHIANQQLLDVLDDIVNKVKIQSDFSIHHSDYKPLEIPAEAVERFQRMPEDMQQKYISLQLRSFLYGIYYNGSMRNALAPEADTEAAPLDLENNTILGVDVGFYQRLHDSNSGKGYFDPGWSVLREENDGSLAVTKGGLRVHIERDKHLPASHQSATVGDSVAIRMPKNLVQNGFYMAVGNLEANRPQTDQSVTVRIYFNLTPDGAVAVMGSLTQQLNDMEIPFHFKVLYNPKDYERHDSGVLYFDKCHYDAVEGVLKTVYTEHQSHFQPEVPLFTMELAPGLGLAEEPDQKFAEQESFGMNRCQIVANGLLEAWHQGDDSTEGKMKAILGQFSRLGIDLERVYLNANSEDIYQCLDR; translated from the coding sequence ATGATCCAACTACTTGATTCTAAACAAATTCAATCATCCCACATCGCCAATCAGCAATTACTAGATGTTCTAGACGATATTGTTAACAAAGTAAAAATCCAATCAGACTTCTCTATTCACCATTCAGATTACAAACCGTTGGAAATTCCAGCCGAAGCTGTGGAACGTTTTCAACGGATGCCCGAAGATATGCAGCAAAAATATATCAGTCTGCAACTGCGGAGTTTTCTATATGGTATTTATTACAACGGTTCAATGCGAAATGCTCTCGCACCGGAAGCAGATACTGAAGCTGCGCCACTAGACCTGGAAAACAATACCATCCTGGGAGTAGATGTGGGATTTTATCAGCGACTGCACGACAGCAATAGTGGCAAAGGCTACTTTGACCCTGGTTGGTCTGTTCTCAGAGAAGAAAATGATGGTAGTTTGGCTGTGACTAAGGGAGGATTGAGGGTGCATATTGAACGGGATAAGCATCTGCCAGCATCCCACCAATCTGCCACCGTCGGGGATTCAGTAGCAATCCGTATGCCTAAGAATTTGGTGCAAAATGGCTTTTATATGGCCGTTGGCAATCTAGAAGCAAATCGTCCGCAAACAGACCAGTCAGTGACTGTGCGAATTTACTTCAACTTGACTCCTGACGGTGCAGTTGCGGTAATGGGTAGCTTAACCCAACAGCTGAACGACATGGAAATTCCTTTCCACTTTAAAGTTTTGTACAATCCCAAAGACTACGAACGGCACGATTCGGGAGTACTCTACTTTGACAAGTGTCACTATGACGCTGTTGAGGGAGTTTTAAAGACTGTTTATACAGAGCACCAATCCCATTTTCAGCCAGAGGTTCCCCTATTTACCATGGAGCTAGCACCAGGATTGGGGTTAGCAGAAGAACCAGACCAAAAATTTGCCGAACAGGAAAGCTTTGGCATGAATCGCTGTCAGATTGTGGCCAATGGTTTGTTGGAAGCTTGGCATCAAGGGGATGATTCCACTGAAGGAAAAATGAAGGCTATCCTTGGGCAATTTTCTAGGCTGGGGATTGACTTGGAGCGTGTTTATCTGAATGCCAATTCTGAAGATATTTATCAGTGTTTAGATAGATAG
- a CDS encoding phosphotransferase, with translation MTFILNSHNVFDYLAARGLCNPSEQALSKIEPLEAKNFNLLLTFPDGNKLLVKQERHNQEGKAAGEFLNEWRIQEFLQQFPELANLRSLIPEVLHFDGENSIMVFRYLDDYRDLMDFYAKENIFPTEVAATIGTLLGKIHHHTFNRKDYQDFFCTESDNQTTDQVPRLVNSLERIGPEIFGAVPADGLKFFALYQRYDSLGQAIAQLGNAFAPCCLTHNDLKLNNILLHQDWEHESTSMVRLIDWERCSWGDPGFDLGTLISSYVQIWLSSLVISKSLSIEESLRLAMTPLEQLQPSIAALTKGYFETFPEILEHRPDFLQTAVQFTGFGLIQRIRAMIEYQKSFGNAGIAMLQVAKTLLCRPEQSMPTIFGPAIAELIQLRPSAV, from the coding sequence ATGACATTCATATTAAACTCTCATAATGTGTTTGACTATCTAGCTGCTCGTGGTTTATGCAATCCCTCCGAGCAAGCTCTCAGTAAAATTGAGCCACTGGAAGCCAAGAACTTTAACTTATTGTTGACCTTTCCAGATGGTAATAAGCTGCTCGTCAAGCAGGAGCGACATAACCAGGAAGGGAAAGCCGCTGGTGAGTTTTTGAATGAATGGCGAATTCAAGAATTCTTACAGCAATTTCCAGAACTTGCTAACCTCCGCTCTTTGATACCGGAAGTGCTGCATTTTGATGGTGAGAATTCCATTATGGTTTTCCGCTATCTCGATGACTATCGGGATTTAATGGATTTCTACGCCAAGGAAAATATCTTTCCTACAGAAGTTGCTGCCACCATCGGCACCCTCTTAGGAAAAATCCATCATCATACCTTTAATCGTAAAGACTATCAAGATTTCTTCTGTACCGAAAGCGATAATCAAACCACTGACCAAGTGCCTAGACTAGTTAACAGTTTAGAACGAATTGGTCCAGAAATCTTTGGTGCGGTACCTGCTGACGGGCTGAAATTCTTTGCCCTTTATCAACGATACGATAGTTTAGGGCAAGCGATCGCACAACTAGGGAATGCTTTTGCCCCCTGCTGTCTGACCCACAATGACCTAAAGCTAAATAATATCCTTCTGCACCAAGATTGGGAGCATGAAAGTACCAGCATGGTCAGGTTAATTGATTGGGAGCGCTGTAGTTGGGGAGACCCTGGGTTTGATTTAGGAACACTGATCAGCAGCTATGTCCAAATCTGGCTGAGTAGCCTGGTTATCAGTAAATCTTTAAGTATTGAAGAATCCCTACGTTTAGCCATGACCCCCTTGGAACAGCTCCAGCCTTCCATTGCTGCCCTAACCAAAGGGTATTTTGAAACCTTTCCAGAAATTTTAGAACACCGACCTGATTTCTTGCAGACAGCGGTGCAATTTACAGGTTTTGGTTTGATACAACGGATTCGGGCGATGATTGAGTACCAAAAATCCTTTGGTAATGCTGGGATTGCCATGCTTCAGGTTGCCAAGACCTTGTTGTGTCGCCCAGAACAATCCATGCCCACAATTTTTGGCCCTGCTATTGCAGAATTAATCCAACTCCGTCCTTCCGCTGTTTAA